A genomic stretch from Serratia entomophila includes:
- the zitB gene encoding CDF family zinc transporter ZitB: MSDSPHVHLPKDSNSKRLLTAFLVTAVFMVAEVVGGLLSGSLALLADAGHMLTDAAALLVALMAVHFSQRKPNARHTFGYLRLTTLAAFLNAAALLAIVVFILWEAIRRFFEPQPVMGAPMLVIAVAGLLANLFAFWLLHRGSEEKNINVRAAALHVLGDLLGSVGAIVAAIVILSTGWTPIDPILSVLVSCLVLRSAWRLLKESFHELLEGTPQEVDIAKLQKDLCLNIPEVRNIHHVHVWQVGEQKLMTLHAQVIPPHDHDGLLMRIQAYLLEHYRIGHVTIQMEYQHCDTPDCGINRAPEPSEHSHSGTHSHLGHHH, encoded by the coding sequence ATGTCGGACTCTCCACACGTACACCTGCCTAAAGACAGTAATAGTAAGCGCCTGCTGACCGCTTTTTTAGTCACCGCGGTATTTATGGTGGCCGAGGTGGTTGGCGGCCTGCTTTCCGGCTCGCTGGCGCTGCTGGCTGATGCCGGCCATATGCTGACCGACGCCGCCGCGCTGCTGGTGGCGCTGATGGCGGTGCACTTCTCGCAGCGCAAACCCAATGCGCGCCACACCTTCGGTTACCTGCGCCTCACCACGCTGGCGGCGTTTCTCAATGCCGCCGCGCTGCTGGCGATCGTGGTATTCATTTTGTGGGAGGCGATACGCCGTTTCTTCGAACCGCAGCCGGTGATGGGCGCCCCGATGCTGGTTATCGCCGTGGCGGGCCTGCTGGCGAACCTGTTCGCCTTCTGGCTGCTGCATCGCGGCAGTGAAGAGAAGAATATCAACGTGCGCGCCGCCGCTCTGCACGTGCTGGGCGATTTGCTCGGCTCGGTAGGCGCCATCGTCGCCGCCATCGTTATCCTCAGCACCGGCTGGACGCCGATTGACCCGATTCTGTCGGTGCTGGTGTCCTGCCTGGTGTTGCGCAGCGCCTGGCGGCTGCTGAAAGAGAGCTTCCACGAGCTGCTGGAAGGCACGCCGCAGGAGGTGGATATCGCCAAACTGCAAAAAGACCTGTGCCTGAACATCCCGGAAGTGCGCAACATCCACCACGTTCACGTTTGGCAAGTCGGCGAACAGAAACTGATGACGCTGCATGCGCAGGTGATACCGCCGCATGACCACGACGGATTGCTGATGCGCATTCAGGCCTATCTGCTGGAGCACTACCGCATCGGCCACGTCACCATCCAGATGGAGTACCAACACTGCGATACGCCGGACTGCGGCATCAACCGAGCGCCCGAGCCGAGTGAACACTCACATTCAGGGACGCATTCACACCTGGGACACCACCACTAG
- a CDS encoding ATP-binding protein has protein sequence MMRGVLLLILLLCGLAQAAQPVRYRLVSNLAAPADMLIAGEKNPWRDRTLRVGIISENTSPYNIIVDDDLYGLNADYLGYVQQVTGIQFAIYGFADLAQLEQALHSGAVDLVYGIPQTEALHDLKISQPYYVSNLRVLRDRSNDRPVMINSADARVAISTLTDMQAGDALRQVAAQVRRYDNNLQAVYSLLNGSSDYFIADEASASFIIDQLQLGQLYQIESAENLGNLSFVFAADDPRLIETLNAAITDAPMELMNALQSRWSKKIPSYLDTGNADLTRMEKSWVAAHRTVYYAAIENNFPFAYRGSDGQPRGYAIDILNIIAQNTGLRFAPRWARNAEQADELVQSGQASFRSALPLARGFKAHYSASMPIHRSLWGVYVGQYANGVSTWGDLAGKRIGVLQGDLAQGLVPENEEPVRFADSKAMYDALANGQLDALVDNVISANFLALSRYSGAIKLAFAANNVAYPVAFGVRQDQPLLLAILDKNLMQIPAETLQSLRDEWIVDRSNLIDAVNDNRMPPQTTWLLALLAAAALLLLILTLRRFILQRREKRERQELEQARRRAEAENRMKSQFLATVSHELRTPMHAILGLLELELKRRPAPEGLPVIYSSASSLLNLLNDLQDHARLETGALALAPKPVALQPWIAHIDALYRPLIGERPVTLSVIADPALPDTVIIDGERLLQVANNLISNAIKFTPRGSIQVNLGWRAQDEGRGELLLTVSDSGCGIAADEIGKLFQPFYRARGAQRISVQGTGLGLSICKDIVEQMGGRIALQSQPGAGTRVAVAIPVARSDAAPAAQPQNELSSPLSPALRVALIDDHPTNLLLMQRQLRHFGLQPTPFERGYALLQAHRRQPFDLLFIDYNMPRPDGLTLARLIRRDEQRRRWPPCRIILCSADVQEFTRIPPGLVAVDHFLTKPISLGAIGQLLSQQPQAPEGKSVLTDLQRILSDMAGGDRQMTQKLAATLAETLRQDRQRLEDAVATADWPLLEQAAHRIKGSLLMLQLPAAAQLCQQTVESARQGELASAAYNKLTASVAQILPELEALLSADGPSFVTHKDE, from the coding sequence GTGATGCGCGGCGTCCTGTTGCTGATCCTCCTGCTTTGCGGCCTGGCGCAGGCGGCGCAGCCGGTACGCTATCGGTTGGTCAGCAACCTGGCCGCGCCGGCGGACATGCTGATCGCCGGTGAAAAAAACCCCTGGCGCGATCGCACGCTGCGCGTCGGCATCATCAGTGAAAATACCAGCCCATATAACATCATTGTGGATGATGATTTGTACGGCCTGAACGCCGACTACCTCGGCTATGTTCAGCAGGTTACCGGCATTCAATTCGCAATCTATGGCTTCGCCGATCTGGCGCAGCTTGAACAGGCGCTGCACAGCGGCGCTGTCGATTTGGTATACGGCATTCCGCAAACCGAAGCGCTGCACGATCTGAAAATCTCGCAACCCTATTACGTCAGCAATCTGCGCGTCCTGCGTGACCGCAGCAACGATCGCCCGGTGATGATCAACTCCGCCGATGCGCGGGTGGCGATCAGCACCCTGACCGATATGCAGGCCGGCGACGCGCTGCGGCAGGTGGCTGCTCAGGTGCGGCGCTACGACAACAACCTGCAGGCGGTCTATTCGTTGCTGAACGGCAGCAGCGATTACTTTATCGCCGACGAGGCCAGCGCCAGCTTTATTATCGATCAGCTGCAGCTTGGCCAGCTTTATCAGATTGAAAGCGCCGAAAACCTCGGCAACCTGTCGTTTGTGTTCGCCGCCGATGACCCCCGGCTGATCGAAACGCTGAACGCCGCCATTACCGATGCGCCGATGGAACTGATGAACGCGCTGCAAAGCCGTTGGAGCAAGAAGATCCCCAGCTACCTCGATACCGGCAATGCTGACCTGACGCGCATGGAAAAAAGCTGGGTGGCGGCGCACCGCACGGTGTATTACGCCGCCATCGAGAACAATTTCCCCTTCGCCTACCGCGGTTCCGACGGCCAGCCGCGCGGCTACGCCATCGATATCCTCAATATCATCGCCCAAAACACCGGCCTGCGTTTCGCCCCGCGTTGGGCGCGCAATGCCGAACAGGCGGACGAGCTGGTGCAATCCGGCCAGGCCAGCTTCCGCAGCGCTTTGCCGCTGGCGCGCGGCTTCAAGGCCCACTACAGCGCCAGCATGCCGATCCACCGCTCGCTGTGGGGAGTTTACGTTGGCCAATACGCCAACGGCGTCTCTACCTGGGGCGATTTGGCCGGTAAACGCATTGGCGTGCTGCAAGGCGATTTGGCACAGGGACTGGTGCCGGAAAATGAAGAACCGGTGCGCTTTGCCGACAGCAAAGCGATGTATGACGCCCTGGCCAACGGCCAGCTGGATGCGCTGGTGGATAACGTCATCTCCGCCAATTTCCTGGCGTTGTCGCGCTATTCCGGCGCGATAAAGCTGGCGTTCGCCGCCAACAATGTCGCCTACCCGGTCGCCTTTGGCGTACGCCAGGACCAACCCTTGCTGCTGGCGATCCTCGACAAAAACCTGATGCAGATCCCGGCGGAAACGCTGCAATCGTTGCGCGATGAATGGATTGTCGACCGCAGCAACCTGATTGACGCCGTTAACGACAACCGTATGCCGCCGCAAACCACCTGGCTGCTCGCGCTGCTGGCCGCCGCCGCTCTGCTGCTGCTGATATTGACGCTGCGGCGCTTTATCTTGCAGCGCCGGGAGAAACGCGAGCGGCAGGAGCTGGAACAGGCGCGCCGCCGGGCCGAAGCGGAAAACCGCATGAAAAGCCAGTTTCTGGCCACCGTCAGCCATGAACTGCGCACGCCGATGCACGCCATTCTGGGCCTGCTGGAGCTGGAGCTGAAGCGCCGCCCCGCGCCGGAAGGGCTGCCGGTGATTTACAGCTCCGCCTCCTCGTTGCTCAACCTGCTCAATGACCTGCAGGACCATGCCCGGCTTGAAACCGGCGCACTGGCGCTGGCGCCAAAACCCGTGGCGCTGCAACCCTGGATAGCGCACATCGACGCCCTGTACCGGCCGCTGATCGGCGAACGGCCGGTGACGCTGAGCGTCATCGCGGATCCGGCGCTGCCGGATACGGTGATTATTGATGGTGAGCGTTTACTTCAGGTCGCTAACAACCTGATAAGCAACGCGATAAAGTTCACTCCACGCGGCAGTATTCAGGTTAATCTCGGCTGGCGCGCGCAGGACGAAGGGCGCGGCGAGCTGCTGTTAACCGTCAGCGATAGCGGCTGCGGCATCGCCGCCGACGAAATCGGCAAGCTGTTCCAACCCTTTTACCGCGCGCGCGGCGCGCAGCGCATCTCGGTGCAGGGCACCGGCCTTGGCCTCTCGATTTGCAAAGACATTGTCGAGCAGATGGGCGGCCGCATAGCGCTGCAATCGCAGCCCGGCGCCGGCACCCGGGTGGCGGTGGCGATACCGGTAGCGCGGAGCGACGCCGCCCCCGCAGCCCAGCCGCAAAACGAGCTTTCCAGCCCGCTCTCTCCGGCGCTGCGGGTGGCATTGATCGACGATCACCCCACCAACCTGCTGCTGATGCAGCGCCAACTGCGCCACTTCGGTCTGCAGCCGACGCCGTTCGAACGGGGCTATGCGCTGCTGCAGGCCCACCGTCGGCAGCCCTTTGATTTGCTGTTTATCGACTACAACATGCCGCGCCCGGACGGCCTGACCTTGGCGCGCCTGATCCGCCGCGACGAGCAGCGCCGCCGATGGCCGCCTTGCCGAATCATTCTTTGTTCGGCGGACGTACAGGAGTTTACCCGCATCCCGCCGGGCCTGGTGGCAGTCGATCACTTCCTGACCAAGCCCATTTCGCTGGGCGCCATTGGCCAGCTGCTGTCACAGCAACCTCAGGCACCAGAAGGAAAGTCAGTCCTTACTGACTTGCAACGCATCCTGAGCGATATGGCCGGCGGTGACCGCCAAATGACGCAAAAACTGGCCGCTACGCTGGCCGAAACGCTGCGCCAGGATCGGCAGCGGCTCGAAGATGCCGTTGCCACAGCAGACTGGCCGCTGCTGGAACAGGCCGCCCACCGCATCAAAGGCAGCCTGCTGATGCTGCAGTTGCCCGCAGCGGCGCAGCTGTGCCAGCAAACGGTGGAAAGCGCACGCCAGGGTGAGTTGGCGTCGGCCGCCTATAATAAACTGACGGCGTCAGTGGCGCAGATATTGCCGGAGCTGGAGGCTCTGCTCAGCGCCGACGGCCCCTCTTTCGTTACGCATAAGGATGAATAA
- a CDS encoding response regulator transcription factor: protein MPSLLLVDDHPVVHVALEAALMKSSRTYRLQAVQDDAQALTQLEAAAFSLVILDIGLPQTDGLQLLKKIRRRYPQQPILIYTAQEEDIYARMAYAAGANGFVHKGSALERLVQAIEQVLDGGLSFPAAAMAEDRGPTDGTPLTPKELEVLGLLSKGLSNLQIAEMLHISNKTVSTHKKNILRKTGAHNLLELVAVFRELAP from the coding sequence ATGCCTTCCCTACTCTTGGTTGATGACCACCCGGTGGTTCATGTCGCACTGGAAGCGGCGCTAATGAAATCATCCCGCACCTACCGCCTGCAGGCGGTGCAGGACGACGCCCAGGCGCTGACACAGCTGGAGGCCGCCGCCTTCAGCCTGGTGATCCTGGATATCGGCCTGCCGCAAACCGACGGGCTGCAGCTGCTTAAAAAGATCCGCCGCCGCTACCCGCAGCAACCGATTCTGATCTACACCGCGCAGGAAGAAGACATCTACGCCCGCATGGCCTACGCCGCCGGCGCCAATGGCTTCGTGCATAAAGGCAGCGCGCTGGAACGGCTGGTGCAGGCGATCGAACAGGTGCTGGATGGCGGGCTGAGCTTTCCCGCCGCCGCCATGGCGGAAGACAGAGGGCCGACGGACGGCACCCCGCTGACGCCGAAAGAGCTCGAAGTGTTGGGGCTGCTGAGCAAAGGGTTATCCAACCTGCAAATTGCCGAGATGCTGCACATCAGCAACAAAACCGTCAGCACCCACAAGAAAAACATTTTGCGCAAGACCGGCGCCCACAATCTGCTGGAACTGGTGGCGGTGTTCCGGGAACTGGCGCCGTGA
- the aroG gene encoding 3-deoxy-7-phosphoheptulonate synthase AroG, whose protein sequence is MNYQNDDLRINEIKELLPPVALLEKFPATERAAETVSQARSAIHNILRGSDDRLLVVIGPCSIHDTNAAKEYAERLLALRQELNGELEVVMRVYFEKPRTTVGWKGLINDPQMDNSFHINDGLRLARKLLVEINDSGLPAAGEFLDMITPQYLADLMSWGAIGARTTESQVHRELASGLSCPVGFKNGTDGTIKVAIDAINAASAPHCFLSVTKWGHSAIVNTSGNGDCHIILRGGKEPNYSAAHVKDVKEGLAKAGLPAQVMIDFSHANSSKQFKKQLDVNADVCGQIAGGEKAIIGVMIESHLVEGNQNLESGEPLVYGKSVTDACIGWQDTETVLRQLAAAVKARRG, encoded by the coding sequence ATGAATTACCAAAACGACGACTTACGCATCAACGAAATCAAGGAACTCTTGCCACCGGTGGCCCTGTTAGAGAAGTTTCCGGCCACTGAGCGCGCAGCAGAGACGGTGTCCCAGGCCCGCAGCGCTATTCATAACATCCTCCGCGGCAGCGACGATCGCCTGCTGGTGGTGATCGGCCCTTGTTCCATCCACGACACCAACGCGGCCAAGGAATATGCAGAGCGCCTGCTGGCCCTGCGCCAAGAGCTGAACGGCGAGCTGGAAGTGGTGATGCGCGTTTACTTTGAAAAACCGCGCACTACCGTGGGCTGGAAAGGGCTGATCAACGATCCGCAGATGGACAACAGCTTCCACATCAACGACGGTCTGCGCCTGGCGCGCAAGCTGTTGGTGGAAATCAACGACAGCGGCCTGCCGGCCGCCGGCGAATTCCTCGACATGATCACGCCGCAGTATCTGGCGGATCTGATGAGCTGGGGCGCCATCGGCGCGCGCACCACCGAATCCCAGGTGCACCGCGAGCTGGCCTCCGGCCTGTCTTGCCCGGTTGGCTTCAAAAACGGCACCGACGGCACCATCAAGGTGGCGATTGACGCCATCAACGCCGCCAGCGCGCCGCACTGCTTCCTGTCGGTCACCAAGTGGGGCCACTCGGCGATCGTCAATACCAGCGGCAACGGCGACTGCCACATTATCCTGCGCGGCGGCAAAGAGCCGAACTACAGCGCGGCGCACGTGAAAGACGTTAAAGAGGGCCTGGCCAAAGCGGGCCTGCCGGCGCAGGTGATGATCGACTTCAGCCACGCCAACAGCAGCAAGCAGTTCAAGAAACAGCTGGACGTGAACGCCGACGTTTGCGGCCAGATCGCCGGCGGCGAAAAAGCGATTATCGGCGTGATGATTGAAAGCCACCTGGTGGAAGGCAATCAGAATCTGGAAAGCGGCGAACCGCTGGTTTACGGCAAAAGCGTGACCGATGCCTGCATCGGCTGGCAAGACACCGAAACCGTGCTGCGCCAGCTGGCGGCGGCGGTGAAAGCGCGTCGCGGCTGA
- a CDS encoding YjgN family protein translates to MTDNTSQPLGLHRIKFHGKSGEYFAIWLVNALLTIITLGIYSAWATVRRRRYFYGNTELDGDRFDYHAQPLQILKGRLLVIGGIIVFYILLAMAPMLGLVALLALLALLPWVIIRSWRYNAIMSSYRGVRFNYVCRTGRAYWALLFCPLLLIIGLYVAMVLLIGIGSGLGSISAIGFVLLLTAIMAVPALAAVNGIISALQCDLYVNNMRFGSTPFTAPLKKAAFIKFALISLLIFLPFLIGALALAGSFLLSVYQAVLMGAMTDEFADMLLLDNIGSLLLMMLVLLIGSLVAASYHTVAQRNYVYGQTTLNGENKLHSSMKTLPYLWLLISNSLITVFSLGFAAPVAEVRHARYLADSTAVEGDLALLSVTAHQETANNAVAEEAVQALDLSGGF, encoded by the coding sequence ATGACAGACAATACCTCGCAGCCGCTGGGGCTGCATCGCATTAAATTTCATGGGAAAAGTGGCGAGTACTTCGCTATTTGGTTAGTCAACGCATTATTAACAATTATAACCTTGGGTATTTACTCCGCTTGGGCGACGGTGCGTCGCCGTCGTTATTTCTATGGCAATACGGAATTGGACGGCGACCGCTTTGATTACCATGCGCAGCCGTTGCAGATCCTCAAAGGGCGGCTGTTGGTGATTGGCGGAATAATTGTTTTTTATATTTTATTGGCCATGGCGCCAATGCTGGGATTAGTCGCGTTGTTGGCTCTGCTGGCGTTGCTTCCGTGGGTCATTATCCGCAGCTGGCGCTATAACGCCATTATGTCGAGCTATCGCGGCGTGCGTTTTAACTATGTTTGCCGAACGGGGCGTGCCTATTGGGCCTTGCTGTTTTGCCCACTGTTGCTGATCATCGGGCTGTATGTGGCGATGGTGCTGCTGATCGGCATCGGCAGCGGGCTGGGCAGCATCAGCGCCATCGGCTTCGTGCTGTTGTTGACGGCGATTATGGCGGTGCCGGCGCTGGCGGCGGTTAATGGCATTATCAGCGCCTTGCAGTGCGATCTCTATGTCAACAATATGCGCTTTGGCAGCACGCCTTTTACCGCACCGCTGAAGAAGGCGGCTTTTATCAAGTTCGCGCTGATTAGCCTGCTGATTTTCCTGCCGTTCCTGATTGGCGCCCTGGCGCTGGCCGGTTCGTTCCTGCTCTCCGTTTATCAGGCGGTGTTGATGGGCGCAATGACGGACGAGTTTGCGGATATGCTGTTGCTGGACAATATCGGCAGCCTGCTGTTGATGATGCTGGTGCTGCTGATCGGCTCGCTGGTGGCCGCCAGCTATCATACGGTAGCCCAGCGTAATTATGTGTACGGCCAAACGACGTTGAACGGGGAGAATAAACTGCATTCCTCGATGAAAACTCTGCCATACCTCTGGCTGTTGATCAGCAATAGCCTGATCACCGTCTTCTCTTTGGGCTTCGCCGCGCCGGTGGCGGAAGTGCGCCACGCCCGCTATCTGGCGGATTCTACCGCTGTGGAAGGGGATCTCGCGTTGTTGAGCGTTACTGCGCATCAGGAAACGGCGAACAACGCCGTGGCTGAAGAGGCGGTGCAGGCGCTGGATCTGAGCGGCGGTTTCTAG
- a CDS encoding M48 family metallopeptidase produces MILEGFYQPAGRAARETARLLLNESGEGVTLQRQSGQHYVPLAQISVSASLGSIPLTLTFSDGGRFVPGDDAAFRQWFYRRRSPGWVHRLERHKRGVALALLMTLLAIPAYVYVLLPWASSEIAVRIPSAAEQKLGEHTRLLLRQSGFKPSALPAERQRAVRQLFERVMPADMRRERTPLTLQLMAAPGAPNAFMLPDGTLVLSDSLVALAADDDGLAAVMLHEMGHHAYRHPMRMLVRSSLVALTMMWMTGDVSGIGDTLLQSASFVHEMQFSRSMERDADAWAMAEMRRQGRSLAAMAQLYRALSQAPERNAEGSLALPAWLSTHPAMQERLDAVRAAMAEQGSP; encoded by the coding sequence ATGATTCTGGAAGGGTTTTACCAGCCTGCCGGGCGAGCCGCGCGTGAAACGGCTCGCCTGCTGCTGAATGAGTCCGGCGAAGGCGTCACGCTGCAGCGGCAGAGTGGCCAGCATTATGTTCCTTTGGCGCAAATTAGCGTTTCAGCCTCACTGGGCAGCATTCCGCTGACGCTGACCTTCAGCGACGGCGGCCGCTTTGTGCCGGGTGATGACGCCGCTTTCCGCCAGTGGTTTTACCGGCGTCGTTCGCCGGGTTGGGTGCACCGTCTGGAGCGCCATAAGCGCGGCGTGGCTCTGGCGCTGTTGATGACGCTGTTGGCGATCCCGGCCTATGTGTATGTGCTGTTGCCCTGGGCGAGCAGCGAAATCGCCGTGCGCATTCCCAGCGCGGCGGAGCAGAAACTGGGCGAACATACGCGGCTGCTGCTGCGGCAGAGCGGCTTCAAACCGTCGGCGCTGCCGGCTGAACGGCAACGGGCGGTGCGGCAGCTGTTTGAGCGGGTGATGCCGGCCGACATGCGCCGGGAGCGCACGCCGCTGACGCTGCAGCTGATGGCGGCGCCGGGCGCGCCAAACGCCTTTATGCTGCCGGACGGCACCCTGGTGTTGAGCGACAGCCTGGTGGCGCTGGCGGCTGATGATGACGGCCTGGCGGCGGTGATGCTGCACGAAATGGGGCACCATGCCTACCGCCACCCGATGCGCATGCTGGTGCGTTCGTCGCTGGTGGCGCTGACGATGATGTGGATGACCGGTGACGTCAGCGGCATTGGCGACACGCTGTTGCAGTCGGCGTCATTTGTGCACGAAATGCAGTTTTCACGCAGCATGGAAAGGGACGCAGACGCCTGGGCGATGGCGGAAATGCGTCGGCAAGGGCGCTCTCTGGCGGCGATGGCGCAGCTCTACCGCGCATTGTCGCAGGCGCCTGAGCGGAACGCCGAAGGCTCACTGGCGTTGCCTGCCTGGCTCAGCACGCATCCGGCAATGCAGGAGCGGCTGGACGCGGTGCGGGCGGCGATGGCGGAGCAAGGTTCGCCGTAG
- the gpmA gene encoding 2,3-diphosphoglycerate-dependent phosphoglycerate mutase, whose product MAVTKLVLVRHGESQWNNENRFTGWYDVDLSDKGRTEAKAAGKLLKDEGFSFDFAYTSVLKRAIHTLWNILDELDQAWLPTEKSWKLNERHYGALQGLNKAETAEKYGDEQVKQWRRGFAVTPPELTKEDERYPGHDPRYSALTEKELPLTESLALTIDRVIPYWDEEILPRIKSGERVIVAAHGNSLRALVKYLDNLSEDEILELNIPTGVPLVYEFDENFKPIKRYYLGNADEIAAKAAAVANQGKAK is encoded by the coding sequence ATGGCTGTAACTAAGCTGGTTCTGGTGCGTCACGGCGAAAGCCAGTGGAACAACGAAAACCGCTTTACCGGTTGGTATGATGTTGATCTGTCCGATAAAGGCCGCACTGAAGCGAAAGCAGCTGGCAAGCTGTTGAAAGACGAAGGTTTCTCTTTCGACTTCGCTTACACCTCCGTACTGAAGCGCGCGATCCACACCCTGTGGAACATCCTCGACGAGCTGGATCAAGCCTGGCTGCCTACCGAAAAATCCTGGAAGCTGAACGAACGTCATTACGGCGCGCTGCAGGGCCTGAACAAGGCGGAAACCGCTGAGAAATACGGTGACGAGCAGGTTAAGCAATGGCGCCGCGGCTTCGCCGTAACGCCGCCAGAGCTGACCAAAGAAGACGAACGCTACCCGGGCCACGACCCGCGCTACTCTGCGCTGACCGAGAAAGAGCTGCCGCTGACCGAAAGCCTGGCGCTGACCATCGATCGCGTTATCCCTTACTGGGACGAAGAGATCCTGCCACGCATCAAGAGCGGCGAGCGCGTTATCGTTGCAGCGCACGGCAACTCCCTGCGCGCGCTGGTGAAATACCTGGATAACCTGAGCGAAGATGAGATCCTCGAGCTGAACATCCCAACCGGCGTGCCGTTGGTGTATGAGTTCGACGAGAACTTCAAGCCAATCAAACGTTACTATCTGGGTAACGCCGACGAGATCGCCGCCAAAGCGGCCGCCGTGGCGAACCAGGGTAAAGCGAAGTAA
- a CDS encoding PsiF family protein, which produces MRLITALPLLAGLMLSTNLMAADTAAKTPSPAQAAQQKRMTDCNQQASSKTLKGADRSTFMSTCLKSEGSAAAGKTLTPQQQKMKTCNADAKAKSLKGDERKTFMSSCLKKSA; this is translated from the coding sequence ATGCGTCTGATCACTGCACTTCCATTACTGGCGGGCTTAATGCTGAGCACTAACCTGATGGCTGCCGACACCGCAGCGAAAACGCCTTCTCCGGCGCAGGCGGCACAGCAAAAACGCATGACCGATTGCAACCAACAGGCTTCAAGCAAAACGCTGAAGGGCGCGGATCGCTCAACCTTTATGAGCACCTGCCTGAAATCCGAAGGCTCTGCCGCCGCGGGTAAAACCCTGACGCCGCAGCAGCAAAAAATGAAAACCTGTAACGCCGACGCCAAGGCAAAAAGCCTGAAGGGCGACGAGCGCAAAACCTTTATGAGCAGCTGCCTGAAAAAATCCGCCTGA
- the galM gene encoding galactose-1-epimerase: protein MLTGSAERAPDGQPYQLARLQNDAGMTVTLMDWGATWLSAELPLRSGEIRELLLGCRTPADYQRQSAYLGATVGRYANRIAHASLPLDGKAHPLVANQGKHQLHGGPAGFHARRWRRVQQDARQVCYALHSEDGDQGFPGNLDVQVCYRLTADNRLEIAYQAQTDRACPVNLTNHAYFNLDGAGSDARRQRLQLFADRYLPVDGEGIPSADLTPVEGSGMDFRQPKTLLQDFLRDRCQQQVKGYDHAYLLHRTCGALDSPAAHLWSADNRVRMSVFTSAPALQLYSGNHLAGTPARDGGSYANYAGVALESEFLPDSPHHPEWPQPSCWLQPGQTYHSATHYQFYPI from the coding sequence ATGCTGACGGGCAGCGCCGAACGGGCGCCGGACGGGCAACCCTATCAGCTGGCCCGGCTGCAAAACGACGCGGGCATGACGGTGACGCTGATGGACTGGGGTGCCACCTGGCTGTCCGCCGAGCTGCCGTTGAGATCCGGTGAAATACGCGAGCTGCTGCTGGGCTGCCGCACCCCGGCGGATTATCAGCGCCAGAGCGCCTACCTGGGCGCTACCGTCGGACGTTACGCCAACCGCATCGCCCACGCCAGCTTGCCGCTTGACGGCAAAGCGCATCCGCTGGTCGCCAATCAGGGAAAACACCAGCTGCACGGCGGCCCCGCAGGCTTTCACGCGCGGCGTTGGCGGCGGGTGCAACAGGATGCGCGGCAGGTGTGCTACGCGCTGCATTCAGAAGATGGCGATCAGGGCTTTCCCGGCAATCTGGACGTGCAGGTCTGCTACCGCCTCACCGCCGACAATCGGCTGGAGATCGCCTATCAGGCGCAGACCGATCGCGCCTGCCCCGTGAACCTGACCAACCACGCCTATTTCAACCTGGACGGCGCCGGCAGCGACGCACGCCGCCAGCGGCTGCAGCTGTTTGCCGATCGTTACCTGCCGGTCGACGGCGAAGGCATACCCAGCGCCGATCTCACGCCGGTGGAGGGCAGCGGCATGGATTTTCGCCAGCCTAAAACGCTGCTGCAGGATTTTCTGCGTGACCGCTGCCAGCAGCAGGTCAAGGGTTACGATCACGCCTATCTGCTGCACCGCACCTGCGGCGCGCTGGACAGCCCGGCGGCGCACCTGTGGTCCGCCGATAACCGCGTGCGGATGAGCGTATTCACCAGCGCGCCGGCGCTGCAGCTGTACAGCGGCAACCATCTGGCCGGCACCCCGGCGCGCGACGGCGGCAGCTACGCCAACTATGCCGGCGTGGCGCTGGAGAGCGAGTTTTTGCCGGACAGCCCGCATCATCCCGAATGGCCGCAGCCAAGCTGTTGGCTGCAACCGGGGCAGACTTATCACAGCGCCACCCATTATCAGTTTTATCCGATCTGA